AGGTGACGCAGATCAAGGGCGACGGCGAGAGCCATCCCTTCCTGTCGCCTAATGACGAGTTCGCCAATTTCGAGCGCTGGGACAAGGGCAATCTCGACCTGACTGTCGCAAAGACGCCCGACATGCTCGAATACGAATATGCGCGCTCGGCCTTCAAGAACGGCCTCAAGCTGGAGGAGAAACTCGGCGTCAACCCCTACAAGTTCGGACTGGTGGGATCAACCGATGCCCATACCGGACTTACGGCGGTCGAGGAGGACAATTTCTTCGGCAAGACATCCAGCAGTGAACCAGGCGCGGAGCGGGCTTCGCACCCCTTCATAAAGCAAGGGGATCGCGTCATCATGGGATGGGAGCAGACGGCTTCCGGCTACGCTGGTGTGTGGGCGACCGAAAACACGCGCGAGGCGCTTTTCGATGCGATGCAACGTCGCGAGACCTACGCCACCACTGGTCCCCGGATGCTGGTCCGCTTCTTCGGTGGCTTCGACTTCGAAGCAAGTGACGCCAATACGCGCAGTCCTGCGATCTCCGGTTACACCAAGGGGGTGCCGATGGGGGGCGACATAGGTCCAGCGCCAGCCGGAAAGGTGCCGACCTTCCTCGTCGCGGCGCTGAAGGATCCAATCGGGGCCAATCTCGATCGATACCAGATCGTCAAGGGCTGGCTCGATGCTGCGGGTGAGGTCCATGAAAAAGTGTATGACGTGGCTTGGTCGGGAGATCGCAAGCCAAGCGGTGACGGCAAACTGCCACCGGTCGGCGACACTGTGGACATCGCTAACGCAACCTGGAGCAATACGGTGGGGGCGCCCGAGTTAATCTCGGTGTGGAAGGATCCTGAATTCGATGGAGCCCAACGGGCTTTCTACTACGGCCGCGTCATCGAGATTCCAACGCCGCGATGGACAGCCTATGATGCCAAATATTTTGGCAGAGATATGCCAGCGGAAGCAGCGATGAAGATGCAGGAGCGGGCTTACACCTCGCCGATTTGGTACAACCCATAAGCCAGGAAGCTTTCCGCTTACAGCCAAGTTGAAGCGGGGAGCAGATGTCGTTCCGCGTTTCGGGTTTTGTTTCGAGCGCTGAGGCCCGCACAGCTCGCCGCCGTTGGTGGACAACGTCCACATTTGAAGCGCTCCATGCAACCCTCGGCCTTGCCTAGCCAATCGAGGAGAAAAACCATGACAGCCGAAAACGAACCTGGTCAGCGACGCATCAGCCGCCGCGACGCCCTTACAGCAGGCCTGGCCGGAGCTGCCGCTCTGTCGACGACCAAAGTGGCGTCGGCGCAGACGCAGGAGGAAACGGCAGCCTCAAAGAACCCTTACGGTGGAGTGCCGAGTGGGGGCATCACGCTTCCGCCCTACTACCGGCCCACGCCCTACCTGAAGAGCAACAACATCTACTTTCCCGGACAGGAGGAGATCGGTCTCGACGAAATGCGGGTCTCCTTCATCGGCAGCACACCCATGCCAGTGACCCGCGCGCAGGCCGGCACCTGCATCATGGTCGAGCTGGGAAACGGCAAGCGCTTCTTCTTCGATTTCGGTTCGGGCTGCGTTCGCAACATTATCGCGATGGGTGTCCCGCTGTCGGTGGTCAATGACATCTTCTTCACTCACCTGCATGTGGATCACTACGCAGACCTGCCATATCTCTATGCCTTCGCACCGTGGGTCGGACGCTGGAAGCCGCTGCGCGTGCACGGGCCATCCGGCCGCATGCCCAAGGACGGCACCAAGGCGATGATCGAGGCCCTGCAGGTGATGACCCATTGGCACACCGACTCCTTCAACGCTTGCCCGATCGGCGACGGCTACGAGATCGAAGTCAACGAGTTCGACTTCCGTGATGACAATGGCATCTGCTACGATCAGGATGGCGTGACCATCCGCCACTGGCGACGGTCGCACTCCAAGGACGGAGCTTCTGGTTACAGGCTCGATTGGAATGGTCTCTCGTTCGTGTGGACCGGCGACGGGCGTCCCGACGAACGCTCGATTGAGTTCTCCAAGGGAGTGGACGTCTTCGTGACCGAAGTGCAGCCGGACATCGCCAACCTCCAGTCCATGAAAATGGGCATGCCCGCGGTGATCATGTCAACGACGATCGACCAGGCACACACTCCGCATTATGCCGCCGGTTACATGTTCGACAAGGTCCAGCC
The window above is part of the Rhizobium indicum genome. Proteins encoded here:
- a CDS encoding DUF3604 domain-containing protein, translating into MKAVQARTGLLCGAAFAGLFTAFLCYPGWAQDGVATDVGTFDADTAAKLYPAKRPYSPWAGRNFPSRPFFGDTHLHTSFSMDAGAFGARLGPADAYRFAKGEEIMASSGQLAKLSRPLDFLVVADHSDNMGFFPDLLAGKPELLADPLGRKWYDMMQSGQGAAAAVDIITAFGAGKFKGPILYSPDSTAYRGAWQATIKAAEEANEPGRFTAFIGYEWTSNTGGNNLHRNIIFRDNGDRASQVVPYTTLPPGSDNPRDLWKWMAGYEDKTGGSVLAIAHNGNLSNGRMFPMIEPGTNSPIDREYAEIRNKWERLYEVTQIKGDGESHPFLSPNDEFANFERWDKGNLDLTVAKTPDMLEYEYARSAFKNGLKLEEKLGVNPYKFGLVGSTDAHTGLTAVEEDNFFGKTSSSEPGAERASHPFIKQGDRVIMGWEQTASGYAGVWATENTREALFDAMQRRETYATTGPRMLVRFFGGFDFEASDANTRSPAISGYTKGVPMGGDIGPAPAGKVPTFLVAALKDPIGANLDRYQIVKGWLDAAGEVHEKVYDVAWSGDRKPSGDGKLPPVGDTVDIANATWSNTVGAPELISVWKDPEFDGAQRAFYYGRVIEIPTPRWTAYDAKYFGRDMPAEAAMKMQERAYTSPIWYNP
- the gntH gene encoding guanitoxin biosynthesis MBL fold metallo-hydrolase GntH is translated as MQPSALPSQSRRKTMTAENEPGQRRISRRDALTAGLAGAAALSTTKVASAQTQEETAASKNPYGGVPSGGITLPPYYRPTPYLKSNNIYFPGQEEIGLDEMRVSFIGSTPMPVTRAQAGTCIMVELGNGKRFFFDFGSGCVRNIIAMGVPLSVVNDIFFTHLHVDHYADLPYLYAFAPWVGRWKPLRVHGPSGRMPKDGTKAMIEALQVMTHWHTDSFNACPIGDGYEIEVNEFDFRDDNGICYDQDGVTIRHWRRSHSKDGASGYRLDWNGLSFVWTGDGRPDERSIEFSKGVDVFVTEVQPDIANLQSMKMGMPAVIMSTTIDQAHTPHYAAGYMFDKVQPRLAMVTHTAYDEELIPEITAGIRAHYAGLFQFGAPDVVVVNVTKDAIWSRKAAIPEAGNMARPSPAEAVDLFDLSPANLNVAFPNPRSDVADLIEADILGGDIDPKKYYPPDVYRAPNKAYPKDFTLDVREIALMKAKRAQVKLSEKSARLQAIIDAIEGTK